GGAGGtgaagagtgtaaccctaaccctaaatgTTCAGGGAGGtgaagagtgtaaccctaaccctaaatcTTCAGGGAGGAGAAGAGTGTAACCCTAAATCTTCAGGGAGGAgaagagtgtaaccctaaccctaaatgTTCAGGGAGGtgaagagtgtaaccctaaccctaaatcTTCAGGGAGGAgaagagtgtaaccctaaccctaaatgTTCAGGGAGGtgaagagtgtaaccctaaATGTTCAGGGAGGAgaagagtgtaaccctaaccctaaatcTTCAGGGAGGAgaagagtgtaaccctaaccctaaatcTTCAGGGAGGtgaagagtgtaaccctaacTCTAAATCTTCAGGGAGGAgaagagtgtaaccctaaccctaaatcTTCAGGGAGGtgaagagtgtaaccctaaccctaaatcTTCAGGGAGGtgaagagtgtaaccctaaccctaaatcTTCAGGGAGGtgaagagtgtaaccctaaccctaaatcTTCAGGGAGGtgaattgctgctttcacacctgaccaaacgaaccgcaccaaagagggaaaccaACTCTGGTACGATTCAATTGAACTAAAGCAGgagtgaaagcaccctaaattaaaatataatatctcAGGATTTGAGATTATGTAGATCATGACAGTAACGTTGTGTGTTAAAGCACAGATGTGCTCGTACCTTGAGCTGGCGGTTTTCCTCATGCAGTTTTCCCACTTCTGTCTGCAGTCTCTTGCACTCTTCCATGATTTTCCGGATCTCCGCGTCCTCCATGCTCGCGGCTCGCGCTCCTGACGTGCTGTCGGCCTTCAATGTGCTCGCGGATTTGGTTGATTCCAGCTCATTCTgatcagaacacacacacacacacacacacacctcagtaCATCAGCTTCATccgggctcgacattaagcatgttcatgtgcttcttCTTCAtcggtcattcacttgtccgagttaaatatttgcttgtccggaaaaaaagtttgattttactttttgtgtgttgtaaatataatttatactgaagcaatattctcacccgTGTTTTGGCATATTTAAAGCtgcatatttatgatatttttatcttttataaagggcatttcccctaatcttattaaatataggctatgcttcaggtttcattttatattcgTAAATTTTACctgtatattaaattaaaataagacactatagggctgtaaccaatctaattaaataatttactgaaaaattacaactgcattaaataatgtaatgatatttgtatttttgaataaacaaataagaaatgtaggaaagtatgtttaaacatgaaactaaaccaccagtagggggcggcaggtgagtcttaatgagtgagtcatggAGTCGATTCATCAAAACGATTCTTTTAAACGGATGATTCATTCAAGattgaggcagtcgtttacgaacaggtcattgaatctttgattcaaccgattcattcgaacactgaatcattcagtaacacacacacactgttgctgCGAGACacgttatggttctgctgtttggatctattttcgctgctgaaatagaaaaaaaagtcaatattgcatctaaaatgtaagtgccttaatgttaattaatagtttatggagctgtcatatgaaatcagtgtcattttcagtagTGATGGTGTTCAGGAGAACACACTCTtggttgtgtgatgttgtttaTCTGTctcatatgttataaatataaaaactgcaCATGTTGAATGTTTAGCTCAGTTTCTCAGTGTCtcgtgttgtgatttctcctccaGAGGCTGTGGAGCGTCAACAGCGCCAccttcagttcattatatattacactattatccactatccaTCGCCACTTGCACTAAATTAACGCAGAATCATTtgtgcattttggtgattcgctagttatttttgttattggcGTTTTAATCCGCTTGTCCGGTCGGGCAAGTAAAGTTCTCTTTCACTtccccttcaaaaaatccacttgccCCGGACAAGCGTTAACATCAAGTCCTGTTCAttacagaacacacacacacacacacacacacacacacacacacacacacacacacacacacacacacacacacacacacacaaagtaacTTGAACACAAACGCACCAGCTTTTCATTTTCTGAAGGCATATCAAACACGCAGCGCAGTTTAGAGTCCATCAGGTCGTCCGGCTTGGCATCTTTCCACTGCAAGAGACaaaacatcatcatcatgagCCCTTGCACACACAGGAAAtgaggtcacacacacatctctgcTCACACATGACGGATTAAAATAGCGTTGGTAGGATTTAGTGAGGAGATGAAGCTCACCATCGCCTCCAGGTCTGTGGCGCCGTGTGGAGCGAAAATGGTCTGCACCATGAACTTGTGCTTGCTCTTCTCATTTGGGTCGTAATCAAACGGCTGCAGCATGACTGGAAGAGAAGAGACAGAGCCATGAGCGCTAGGAGTGTGTGACGGATTGGTGTGCGATCTGACACTCACTTTGcaaacacacactttcactaagggtgcgttcacatctctagttcggttaatttggtccgaaccaaggtcAAACAATTCTTCATTGTTGCATTTtgcagcttttttggttccttttcacaccacactgattgctttggtctgaaccagttgaaacgaaccaaaacgcaggcacgtgatatcatccacatcactcattggccatggtgtgttttctaaactgcttttcgattggtcagaatttacgtttGGGAAaacagaagaggaaaagccagcaaactataataacactatggagagacgactgcgggctggatttgtccctggccataatctactacactgtgtgtatttaccacagtatacaaaacatacatttctataatgaagcgcggatgcgacgtggaaacaacgctctaatgcactgcagacggcgagtgcgcatcgctcgtcacgtcatcaaaggctcTTGGGTTGAGTTTgctctaatcctaaacggagagcttgttcgtatctgcatcaccttcactatttctctcagaaatgatgatcatgttgggtaagtactctatgtatcattaaattatttttttatcaacactgtcaaagattgtttattccagcgcgcgttagggatgggtaccgaaacccggtattaaatgggccccggggctgaattttgaaagaccgttgtatcgataagctcggacgttatcggttctgctgtcggtactgttgaaaatacacgtgacgagagagagagagagagagagagagagagagagagagagagagagagagcgcaaaACGACAGCCGTAGGACAGACggaggacagaactaaacattcaaacatagcctggttatACTTTACACTAGATTGTgataatgtgattttattttagattttggcttcttTGGCAAAGATTTTGGCTTTAGATTTTGGCAAAGaacataattttaatatttatgtctagcgcaacttaattccctttgcagcagttgcctacgctgtcatttctccctaaaactcaaacgcaatgacagaatcagcacaatcggtgattgttgtaaaatacagtctagctactgttggtaaattgtgggacgcgtttaataataaagagAGAGATTAAATGTGCtcaagagattgttcccaagtcggcgcgcgcTCCGAAACAgcccgcaacgagacgagcaaaatacagtttcggtttcacactcgcgtctaaacgatcaaatgaacacaaactatgtcaaaatgaccggcttggagagtctcttaaacacagtttgtgtctaaaatggacgttgTTATTATGGATAGTCGggagaaaatgtagtgcatctgcctattatcagtcgcctatagatctgcacatctgtcttaaagaggcagcggtgtaaataaacatgaggacggattactgcgaattaaacaaccaaatgcaaagagaaaatccctcacagctcttgaatgaataacttcagctttaataagcattaatttatcctatctatgataaactatgcagtgttattttacatttgattactagaattcttcctgaaattaaagcactttgtaggcctatataatgtgtacctttgttaattgtgtgtgtgtgtgtgtgtgtgtgtatggggtatatatatatatatatatatatatatatatatagtaaatctcaaaaagtaccgataagaataccgttaaagtaccggaccgataagcagtatcgttaagagtagtaataccgttaaaaccttaaagatacccatccctagcgtgcgtgcagacagggttgccaagtttttacaacaaaacccgccaacttctagcccaaaactagcccaatagCTTCTCGGTGGGATTCTCCGGGAAAAAAATGGCGTTaagggggtaaaatgtgttttattttggcaaggtcGTCTGCTAAAATTGGCACTCCTGGGCCTATATATCCCATCATttaggtcgcttcaacccgcggacatggaaaacaaccggTGGGAAAactgcagacttggcaacacagtgttgttgagctctgttgacatttgacaactaatgttatgtgtcgctccgctgctctgattggttgtcaaTCTGTCCAATCCAGgcctttcctggttgggttgaaacacgccccataattacagcccagtggagcatcagactcatattctgactagagctgaggatgaccacggcAGGCTAGCATTCAATGaaattatcaatcaatcaactttatttataaagcgcttttacaatgccaattgtttcaaagcagcttcaaagtgttaaacaggacaatattgcaacaaaatttgatttggctacagtcgttctggagaaaacagtgatgatTATCCGCGTTGCTGACGTGTTATCTGGTGCGTTTATAGTCTAAGACGCGCGCTGTAAACAACCTTCGCAAACATGTCTAAGGATTTCGACACAAAGGAAGACTTGAACCCGAATACACAGGCGTATCAGAGAACACGTCAGCAGCATCACTGCGGAGTCGCCAACgcggattaaaaaacaacagttatgaatcagtgaatcgattcatgattcggatcgccaaagtctcgtgatttcatcagtttgacacgcgatccgaatcatgaatcaattcactgactcataacggttcgaatctttgttctgaaatcggccatcattatATAAGTCGTTTTTTAGTGTTTTTCCCGCACTAACTCTTCTggtctcttcataaatgattgtcgagccgctgtagtgagatgggctttgtaacgacgtctttagtgcctttatgggtcttgagagaggaaatgacattggtgtcaatgaaggcctttctgagccatcggatttcaacactaatatcttcatctgtgtgtgaagatgagcggaggtctgacggctggccaacgtcatttttaggtgaactaaccctttaataaatgcGCGTCGTCTCTGACCTGAGATTGTGACCGTAGCTCCGGGGTCGATAATGCCGCTGTTGGGCCGCACGCAGTAGCGGCGAGGAGCTGTGGTCTTCACTTTGAAACATACTCTTCTGTCGGACGGGTTCCTCAGCTTCAGGTTCGTGGTCACCACATCTGTGAAAGGTCCTGCACACAACAACCGTCAAATCAAATGGGTCAATTCATCACGTTTACCTTTTAATTATAAGAGGACTtgctctttaaagggttagttcaaccaaaaattgaCATTGTCATTAATTCCGCACCCTAACACACAcaaagatatttctgatgagatccgagagctctctgacccaaTGTCCACTTTCAAGGGTCAGAAAGGAAGTAAAGACGTGGTTATAATagtcatgtgactccagtggtttagCCTTAATGTGATGAAGAGATGAGAATACTTTAGTGCGCAAACACACACTTTATTCAGCAATCTCTTCATGTCTCCGTTGACGTAGTAAATACAGTGCAGAGCTTCCGGGTTCTACACCAGAACGCCGGCTCACCATTGGCCGACAACATCATaaaagacagacacagacatGAAGAGATTGCTGAATAAAgcggttgtgtgtgtgtgtgtttgcgcacTAACGTATTCTCATCTCTTCATCACATTAaggctgaaccactggagtcacatgactATTATAACCACGTCTTTACTTCCTTTCTGACCCTTGAAAGTGGACATTGCCGTCTATGGAGGGGTCGGAGAGCTCTCGGAtctcatcagaaatatcttcatctgtgtctgaagatgaacgacgGTCTTAgaagggtgaggaattaatgacagaattataatttttgggtgaactgtctctttaagGTTTCAACTAATACAGAACTTGCTGGTTTTTACTGTAACATTATCCTCCTGGGTGCAtacattatattgtttttatggTGTACCAGAACAACAACAACTCCTTCCTCTTTAAAAATGAACGAATGATCAAATATGAGCATATTTTAGAAGTATCAgattaattttcaaattgtATGTTATAATATATGCGTCACGTGATCTGTTTTAATTTCATACATGTAGAGACTTAAATCATGCTCTGGGAGACACAACAAGCAAACGGAAAGAAATTACATATCAATGTTCCTATAAAATATCAGATATTATGAtataaatgttgcttttttccCCATTACGTGTTGCTCAAGAACACATTAGAGACACGTGtggccattttacccacatattgcattAAGCAAACGaatgaaatgaaaattaatTGATGAATGAAAAGAAAATCTCATTGTTTTTTTGCCTATACAATCATTTGTTATGAGAACATaacatgaataaaatatatttttccttaTTCTTATGCTCTGAAGACATACATGTAAAAGATTGGGTTTTAGGAGGCTATACAGGTATAATAACACTCATTTTAAGTTCCCATTGTCAATAATAATCAGTGTATTAATGGTGAATGTAATCTGTAAGGCTCACATTGCTCTTGTTAAAGCATAAATAATGCAAAAACCCTTTCCTTGTGGCGCCTGTCCTCAAAAAGTCCACACATTTTACCTTAAGAAATAGTCTATTAAACAGAATCTCAATGCAGTATGACCATGCAATCAGTGCCAACTAGCATATCTACACTGTAAAGTTAGCACATAATCACTTATGTTAGGCTCAGATGTggcataaatgcacacacagcgATTGTTATTGTGTACGTTATGGCTTTTATGCAGCATTACATCTTTCCAGAGCATTTTGAGCAGGCACAACCCTTATAAAAGCCTGAGACAGTGCAGTATTGATCAATGGTGATCGGCTAATGACAGATCGGATACATTCAAGATCCGAATCTTTAATCTGTTGTTAGCATTGAGGCTAACTGTGACAACACACGAACGAGTGAACGCTTCTCTCGTGTTTATGATCAAAACACGCATTATGGAGAGAGCGGGTTTAAAACAAAAATCCCCTCAGCGCGTTTTCCCCCAGAGGCCTGCGGATCCCCGGGGGTCGCGTTAAAGTGTAGCCGAGGGAGGGATGCAGGCATGCGGACGCGAAGGCCTCCGCGAGCCGGTTCGACAACAGCGGCCGGTTGTTCGTGACTGACACTTTACCTCTGAAGCGGAGGTCGCTCGACGGGTCGAGGTTCAGGATCTGCTCCAGTTTGGACATGACAGCCGTTAAACGGGACACACTCGCGTGCTGCTCAAGAGCCACGACGCGCGcgcgcactcactcactcactcacgatcacacacacacacacacccacacccgcGCGCCTCGAGCACCTGAGGCAGGCCGGCGGCGCGCACGGCGGGACACGTCACTCAGATGAACAGAGGGAAAACTGTGATAGTTTTTTATTCCCTAACAACTGTCGTCTTATTTCCACATGTGTATATTCAATTAAAACACAAAGGC
This DNA window, taken from Pseudorasbora parva isolate DD20220531a chromosome 24, ASM2467924v1, whole genome shotgun sequence, encodes the following:
- the vapa gene encoding vesicle-associated membrane protein-associated protein A, with the translated sequence MSKLEQILNLDPSSDLRFRGPFTDVVTTNLKLRNPSDRRVCFKVKTTAPRRYCVRPNSGIIDPGATVTISVMLQPFDYDPNEKSKHKFMVQTIFAPHGATDLEAMWKDAKPDDLMDSKLRCVFDMPSENEKLNELESTKSASTLKADSTSGARAASMEDAEIRKIMEECKRLQTEVGKLHEENRQLKDEGLRMRRTNQFDSSRSAAMLSKEPASRSLPSLLVLIAAIFIGFFLGKFVL